In Streptomyces sp. NBC_01551, one DNA window encodes the following:
- a CDS encoding 1-acyl-sn-glycerol-3-phosphate acyltransferase, producing the protein MKFSIGGSLKLAFRPWVEGLENIPAEGPAILASNHLSFSDSFFLPAVLDRKVTFIAKAEYFTSPGVKGKLTAAFFKGVGQLPVDRSGARGAGEAAIKSGIEVIERGELFGIYPEGTRSPDGRLYRGKPGGLARVALATGAPVIPVAMIDTEKIQPPGKVVPKLMRPGIRIGKPLDFSRYQGMDGDRFILRSVTDEVMYEIMKLSGQEYVDIYATAAKRQIADAEKAAKAADKADKAEKAEKADKSAE; encoded by the coding sequence ATGAAGTTCTCCATCGGCGGGTCCCTGAAGCTCGCCTTCAGGCCCTGGGTGGAGGGCCTCGAGAACATTCCCGCGGAGGGGCCGGCGATCCTCGCGAGCAACCACCTTTCGTTCTCCGACTCCTTCTTCCTGCCGGCCGTGCTGGACCGGAAGGTCACCTTCATCGCGAAGGCGGAGTACTTCACCTCCCCCGGCGTCAAGGGCAAGCTGACGGCCGCCTTCTTCAAGGGCGTCGGCCAGCTCCCGGTGGACCGCTCCGGCGCCCGCGGGGCCGGCGAGGCCGCCATCAAGAGCGGCATCGAGGTCATCGAACGCGGGGAGCTGTTCGGTATTTACCCCGAGGGGACGCGTTCACCCGACGGTCGCCTCTACCGCGGCAAGCCCGGCGGCCTGGCCCGCGTGGCCCTGGCCACCGGCGCCCCGGTGATCCCCGTCGCGATGATCGACACCGAGAAGATCCAGCCGCCCGGCAAGGTGGTCCCGAAGCTGATGCGCCCGGGCATCCGGATCGGCAAGCCGCTGGACTTCAGCCGCTACCAGGGCATGGACGGAGACCGCTTCATCCTGCGCTCGGTGACCGACGAGGTCATGTACGAGATCATGAAGCTTTCCGGCCAGGAGTACGTCGACATCTACGCGACGGCGGCCAAGCGCCAGATCGCCGACGCCGAGAAGGCCGCCAAGGCCGCCGACAAGGCGGACAAGGCCGAGAAGGCCGAGAAGGCCGACAAGAGCGCGGAGTAG